The Vulcanimicrobium alpinum sequence GTCGCGGGCGCGGTACGCGCGCTCTTCATCGCGCTGCTGATCACCTTGCTCGGGATCGTCTTCGTGCACACGGCGCCGATCAACTGGGGACTCTACGTGCTGACGATCCTGCTGGTCGCAGTACTGTTCTCGGCGCTCGGGGTCATCTTCGGGCTGATGGCGGAGAAATTCGACCACATCGCGGTGCTCACGACGTTCTTCATCACGCCGCTGGTCTTCGTCGGCGGCGTGTTCACCTCGACGCAATTCCTGCCGCCGCTCGTGCAGAAGATCTCGCTGGTCAACCCGATGTTCCACATGATCGACGCGTTCCGGTACAGCTACACCGGGACCGGCGACGAACCGCTGGGCGTCGCGCTTGCGATCGTGACCGTGCTCGCCGCCGCCGCGCTCGCGGTGGCGCTCTCCCTCACTGCCGCCGGATACAAGCTGCGCACCTGAGGGCGGGGCCGCCCGTCTGCAACCCTCCCGCGGTCGGCGCCCGTCGCTACGGTCGATGAACCGCTTCGTCCTCGGCGCCGCGCTCGCGGTGCTCGCGCTCACCGGATCGCTTGCCGCGCAGGCTGCCCCCCTCCCCGGTCCGGTCGTCGGGGCGCCGGCGCCCGAATTCGCGCTCACGACGATCGACGGGAAACGCGTCCGGCTCGCGGACTATCGCGGCAGGACGCTGGTCGTGAACGTCTGGGGTTCGTGGTGCCCGCCGTGCCGGCTCGAGACGTCCGACCTGAACGCCGAGGCCGCCGCGCAGGCCGCGCACGGCGTCGCGTTCCTCGGCGTCGACACGACCGAACCCGTGGCAACCGTCCGCGCGTTCGTCGCCGCGAAGGCGATCGTCTACCCGCAGGCCGCGACCGACGAAGCCGGCGAGTTCGTGCGCGCGTACGGCATTCGCAACTTTCCGACCACGCTGGTCATCGATCCGCAGGGCATCCTGCGGGCGCGGCACGCCGACAACGTCCTCCCGCGCGCGCAACTGCACGCGTACATCGTCGCCGCGCAGGCGTGGAAGAGCGCTCCGCTGACGAGCGCGTTCCAAACACAGCTCGACGCACTGCTCGCCCCCGCGTCGTATCCGTTCGCCGGCGATCCGGCGGCCGTGCGTTCCGCGGCGGCGCGCGCGGCGGCGGCGATCGCGCAGGCGGAGAACGCGCTCGACGACGCGATGGACGATACCTCGCGCGACCACGATCTGATCAAGACGCACGAAGAAGAAGAGACGCTGCGCGCCGCCGCCATCGCCGCGCTGGCGCCGGTCGCCGTGTCTGACGCAGATCGCGCCCTGCTGGCGCGGCTGCGCGGCGACGAAGCGTCGGCGCTGGGCGATTGGAAGGCCGCCGACGCGGCATACGCGCAGGCGCTGCGGCTCGCGCCCGGCGACCTCGACGCGCTCGCCGCCGACGCGTACGCCGTCTCGCAGCTCGGCGATCCGGCGCGCGCCGTCGCGATCGACGCGCAGCTCGCGGCGAAGAAGCCGTCGTACTATGCGTTCGCCGGGCTCGGCCGCGCACAGGCAGACGCCGGCGACGTCGCCGCCGCGGAGGTCTCGTTCGACCGCGCGCAAACGCTTGCCGCGATGCCGGCACAGCTCGCGTGGACGAACCTCTACTACGGCCGGATGGAGGCGAAAGCGCAGAACCCCGCCAAAGCGCGCGCCGCCTTCGCGCGCGCCCTGGCCGCCGCGCAGACAATCCCCTCGAACGACCCGCGCGCAGCGTGGTACGCGGAGCAGGCGCAGGAAGGGATGATCGCGCTGGGGATCCTGCCGGGCGCGGCGACTGCGCTCTCGCTCGCTCCCTGGACAGGCCCCGATCTCCCGGGTTCGGTCGCGAGCACGATCAAATACCGGCTCGCCGTCACCGGGAAGCCGGGCGCGAACGTTGCGCTCGCAGCCGGCGGCTTGCCGCCGCATTGGATCGGCTCGTTCTGCTCGGACCGCGTCTGCGCGCCGTTCCGCACCTCGGTGATCGTCCCGGCGGGCGGCGTGAAGATCGTCGAGTTTCAAGTCGTTCCGCTCGGTCCCGCGAAGGTCTCGACGATCAGCGTGCACGTCGACGCATCGGAACACCGCAAGCGCGTGGCGAGCGCCGTCGCGGAGGTACGGGTCTGATGAGCGTCCTCATCGCGGCCGCCGTCGCGAGCGCGCTCGCGCTCAGCGGACCGCAGGTCGGCGCGCCGGCCCCGGAGTTCCATCTCACCACGCTCGACGGGCGGTCCGTCTCGCTGGCGTCGTATCGCGG is a genomic window containing:
- a CDS encoding TlpA disulfide reductase family protein, translated to MNRFVLGAALAVLALTGSLAAQAAPLPGPVVGAPAPEFALTTIDGKRVRLADYRGRTLVVNVWGSWCPPCRLETSDLNAEAAAQAAHGVAFLGVDTTEPVATVRAFVAAKAIVYPQAATDEAGEFVRAYGIRNFPTTLVIDPQGILRARHADNVLPRAQLHAYIVAAQAWKSAPLTSAFQTQLDALLAPASYPFAGDPAAVRSAAARAAAAIAQAENALDDAMDDTSRDHDLIKTHEEEETLRAAAIAALAPVAVSDADRALLARLRGDEASALGDWKAADAAYAQALRLAPGDLDALAADAYAVSQLGDPARAVAIDAQLAAKKPSYYAFAGLGRAQADAGDVAAAEVSFDRAQTLAAMPAQLAWTNLYYGRMEAKAQNPAKARAAFARALAAAQTIPSNDPRAAWYAEQAQEGMIALGILPGAATALSLAPWTGPDLPGSVASTIKYRLAVTGKPGANVALAAGGLPPHWIGSFCSDRVCAPFRTSVIVPAGGVKIVEFQVVPLGPAKVSTISVHVDASEHRKRVASAVAEVRV
- a CDS encoding ABC transporter permease, yielding MTNFVGFETLVKREMVRTFSIINQVIWPPVIQTLLYVFVFGLALGSRIHNVQGVSYAQFLIPGLIMLQVIDQTYSESSSSVFQGRFMNSIQELLIAPLSAAEIVFGYVVAGAVRALFIALLITLLGIVFVHTAPINWGLYVLTILLVAVLFSALGVIFGLMAEKFDHIAVLTTFFITPLVFVGGVFTSTQFLPPLVQKISLVNPMFHMIDAFRYSYTGTGDEPLGVALAIVTVLAAAALAVALSLTAAGYKLRT